The proteins below are encoded in one region of Flavobacterium nackdongense:
- a CDS encoding mechanosensitive ion channel domain-containing protein: MEFLNDYTKEVIATGILFFVVVLSRLIVSKLVRSFAKRSQTIEKRTRLVLKYIHLLMNILAVFALIIIWGVETKDIFVVFSSVATVVGVAMFAQWSILSNITSGIILFFSFPFKIGDSIYIHDKDFPIEAEIEDIGAFHVYLKTQKGEIIVYPNNLMLQIGITILKHPDEEKEFTD; encoded by the coding sequence ATGGAATTTTTAAATGATTACACCAAGGAAGTGATAGCAACTGGAATTTTGTTTTTCGTTGTTGTTTTGTCGCGATTAATCGTTTCAAAATTGGTGCGAAGCTTCGCCAAACGAAGTCAAACTATCGAAAAACGAACCCGTTTAGTACTCAAGTACATTCATTTATTAATGAATATCCTTGCAGTATTTGCTTTAATTATCATTTGGGGCGTTGAAACCAAAGATATTTTTGTCGTGTTTTCTTCCGTGGCAACCGTGGTTGGAGTGGCGATGTTTGCTCAATGGTCGATTTTGAGTAATATAACATCGGGCATCATTTTATTCTTTTCTTTCCCTTTCAAAATTGGAGACTCTATTTACATTCACGACAAAGATTTTCCCATCGAAGCCGAAATTGAGGATATTGGCGCTTTCCACGTGTATTTGAAAACCCAAAAAGGGGAAATTATAGTGTACCCAAATAATTTGATGTTGCAAATTGGAATCACAATTTTAAAACATCCTGACGAAGAAAAGGAGTTTACAGATTAA
- a CDS encoding Maf-like protein, whose amino-acid sequence MLKIKLQKYKLILASGSPRRQQFFKDLDLDFEIRLKEIEEIFPPELKAEEITNYLAELKASAFEGELNDNEILITSDTIVWHNNKALGKPKDAQDAFEILKSLSNATHEVITSVCFKTKFESKVLSEVTRVTFNKLSDEAIKYYIENYKPFDKAGAYGIQEWIGFVAVSKIEGSYANVMGMPTDKVYEYLTTLA is encoded by the coding sequence ATGCTTAAAATTAAATTACAAAAATACAAACTCATTTTAGCTTCAGGTTCGCCCAGACGCCAACAATTTTTCAAAGATTTAGACCTTGATTTCGAGATCAGGTTGAAAGAAATCGAAGAAATTTTTCCACCGGAATTGAAAGCGGAAGAAATTACCAATTATTTGGCTGAACTTAAAGCCAGCGCTTTCGAAGGAGAGTTGAACGATAACGAAATTCTGATTACCAGCGACACCATTGTTTGGCACAATAACAAGGCTTTAGGCAAACCAAAAGATGCGCAAGATGCTTTTGAAATTCTAAAATCCTTGTCGAATGCGACGCACGAAGTCATCACTTCGGTTTGTTTTAAAACCAAATTCGAGTCGAAAGTTTTGAGTGAAGTAACCCGAGTTACTTTCAACAAATTGAGCGATGAAGCCATTAAATATTATATTGAAAATTACAAGCCTTTTGACAAAGCAGGTGCTTATGGCATTCAGGAATGGATTGGTTTTGTAGCGGTTTCAAAAATCGAAGGTTCCTACGCCAATGTGATGGGAATGCCCACGGATAAAGTGTATGAATATTTAACTACATTAGCCTAA
- a CDS encoding geranylgeranylglycerol-phosphate geranylgeranyltransferase: protein MNYLKLIRYQNLLMLALMQLIFRYGFLKLQNIPLALNHWQFGLLVLATVSIAAGGYIINNILDVQTDSENKPESVVVGKSISETKAYNWYIGFTVLGVAVGFYLSNVIDKPNFASIFIIIAATLYFYATSLKQSLLIGNFIVALLLSFSVIIIGIFDLFPITKEENRPLMSLLFGILLDYAIFAFILNCIREIVKDLQDMEGDSNQGMNTLPIAFGKVKTTKLVFVLSLIPILLIANYINTNLFASGLFFATLYGLVFILAPLLYFSIKLWSASTSGDFHHLSTILKWILFFGILSIVVINLNIRYNA from the coding sequence ATGAACTACCTAAAGCTCATTCGTTACCAAAATCTTTTGATGCTCGCTTTGATGCAGCTCATATTTCGATACGGTTTTCTGAAATTGCAAAATATTCCGTTGGCTTTGAACCATTGGCAATTTGGTTTGTTGGTTTTGGCAACAGTATCAATCGCTGCAGGCGGTTACATTATCAACAATATTTTGGATGTACAAACTGATTCCGAAAACAAGCCTGAAAGTGTAGTCGTAGGCAAATCGATTTCAGAAACAAAGGCTTATAATTGGTATATTGGTTTTACCGTTCTCGGTGTGGCGGTAGGGTTTTATTTGTCGAATGTTATCGACAAGCCCAATTTTGCTTCTATTTTCATTATTATTGCAGCAACGCTTTATTTTTATGCTACGAGCTTGAAACAAAGTTTGCTCATTGGCAATTTCATCGTGGCTTTGTTACTTTCGTTTAGTGTAATTATCATTGGAATATTTGATTTGTTTCCCATTACAAAGGAAGAAAATAGGCCCTTAATGAGTTTGCTTTTTGGTATTCTTTTGGACTATGCTATTTTTGCTTTTATCCTCAATTGTATTCGCGAAATAGTTAAAGATTTGCAAGATATGGAAGGTGATTCTAATCAGGGAATGAATACTTTACCTATCGCTTTTGGAAAGGTAAAAACAACTAAACTAGTTTTTGTATTGAGTTTAATTCCCATACTATTAATCGCGAATTACATCAATACCAACCTGTTTGCTTCGGGATTATTTTTTGCAACTTTATACGGATTGGTTTTTATTTTGGCACCGCTACTTTATTTTTCGATAAAACTTTGGTCGGCATCGACAAGCGGAGATTTTCACCATTTGAGCACTATTCTAAAATGGATTTTGTTTTTCGGAATCCTTTCGATTGTGGTTATCAACTTAAACATTAGGTACAATGCTTAA
- a CDS encoding tRNA threonylcarbamoyladenosine dehydratase, with protein sequence MAEWTERAELLFKAEGLDKLKNSNILVVGLGGVGSFAAEFLARAGVGKMTIVDGDIVDITNINRQLPALHSTVGAPKVTIVGDRLMDINPELQLTRIREFLSPERAFEIVSNEYDYVLDCIDSVTPKLNLIIAAKRKRVKIISSMGAGGKMEAAKVKVADISNTINCMFAKTIRRRLKKEKIDKLKVVFSSEIQDQSSLKMTDGSNFKKSFYGTNSYMPGLFGLYAAETVIQYLLKK encoded by the coding sequence ATGGCAGAATGGACAGAAAGAGCTGAGCTCTTATTTAAAGCAGAAGGATTAGACAAATTAAAAAACTCCAATATTTTGGTCGTAGGATTGGGCGGTGTGGGCTCTTTTGCAGCAGAATTTTTGGCGAGAGCTGGTGTTGGGAAAATGACCATCGTGGATGGTGATATTGTCGATATTACCAACATCAATCGACAATTGCCAGCCTTGCATTCGACCGTCGGAGCGCCGAAAGTAACCATCGTAGGCGACCGATTAATGGACATCAATCCTGAATTGCAATTGACCAGAATTCGGGAATTTTTATCACCGGAAAGAGCCTTCGAGATTGTTTCTAACGAATACGATTATGTACTAGATTGCATCGATAGCGTTACTCCAAAGTTGAATTTGATCATTGCCGCCAAACGCAAAAGAGTTAAAATCATTAGCAGTATGGGAGCAGGAGGAAAGATGGAAGCGGCCAAAGTTAAAGTGGCTGATATTAGCAATACCATCAATTGTATGTTTGCCAAAACCATTCGCCGCAGACTAAAGAAAGAAAAAATAGACAAATTGAAAGTTGTTTTTTCATCAGAAATTCAAGATCAAAGCAGTCTGAAAATGACCGACGGTTCCAATTTCAAGAAATCTTTTTATGGTACTAATAGTTATATGCCGGGCCTATTTGGTTTGTATGCTGCCGAAACTGTGATTCAATATTTACTGAAGAAGTGA
- a CDS encoding TatD family hydrolase codes for MKYFNLHTHQFTNQPDVLELVNQYPQEFDGAIPFYSIGIHPLYIDENRLESDFKIVDEKLALTECLALGECGLDKRSETPFKVQLSVFERQLALAEKHQKPVVIHCVAAFQELIEIKKRLKISVPMVVHGFSKKIELVKQLIDNGFYLSFGKNLLRNLELESVFVSIPNYRFLLETDMVEEGIRAVYALAAKYKGLELSELQEIVNKNYKTVFECHKPKTINHKP; via the coding sequence ATGAAATACTTCAATCTACATACACATCAATTCACCAATCAACCCGATGTATTGGAATTGGTGAATCAATATCCACAAGAATTTGATGGTGCGATTCCGTTTTATTCCATCGGAATTCATCCTTTGTACATTGACGAAAACCGATTGGAAAGTGATTTTAAAATTGTGGACGAAAAACTAGCTTTAACAGAATGTTTGGCTCTTGGCGAATGTGGATTAGATAAAAGAAGCGAAACTCCGTTTAAAGTGCAGCTATCTGTTTTCGAAAGGCAATTGGCTTTGGCCGAAAAACACCAAAAACCAGTCGTGATTCATTGTGTTGCCGCTTTTCAGGAACTCATCGAAATCAAAAAAAGATTGAAGATTAGTGTTCCAATGGTGGTTCACGGATTCTCAAAGAAAATAGAATTAGTCAAGCAATTAATAGACAATGGGTTTTATCTTTCTTTTGGAAAAAACTTATTGCGAAATCTCGAATTGGAATCGGTTTTTGTCAGCATTCCAAACTATAGATTCTTGTTGGAAACCGATATGGTCGAAGAAGGAATTCGAGCTGTTTATGCTTTGGCTGCAAAATATAAAGGATTAGAATTAAGTGAATTACAAGAGATTGTGAATAAAAATTATAAAACAGTTTTTGAATGTCACAAACCAAAAACAATAAACCACAAACCCTAA
- a CDS encoding DUF1684 domain-containing protein yields MRTILTFLFLALFNFGFGQEKFEVAAVEKFQKELNTEFADAKTSPLTAEDLAIFKSLDFYPINEKFFVTAKFIRTEDEKPFEMKTSTDRKPMYVKYGEAHFVIDGKPFQLNIYQNIELSKKEEYKDYLFLPFSDLTSGKESYIGGKYIDLKTPTTDTIAIDFNTSYNPLCAYNHKYSCPKVPLENDLKIEIKAGVKKFHD; encoded by the coding sequence ATGAGAACAATCCTAACATTCCTTTTTTTAGCATTATTCAATTTTGGTTTTGGCCAAGAAAAATTTGAGGTCGCAGCTGTCGAAAAATTTCAAAAAGAATTGAATACGGAATTTGCCGATGCCAAGACAAGTCCATTGACAGCAGAAGATTTGGCAATATTCAAGAGTTTGGATTTTTATCCCATCAACGAAAAGTTCTTTGTGACGGCAAAATTTATCAGAACTGAAGATGAAAAACCGTTCGAAATGAAAACTTCCACAGACAGGAAGCCAATGTATGTAAAATATGGTGAAGCGCATTTTGTGATTGACGGAAAACCATTTCAATTGAATATTTATCAAAACATTGAATTATCCAAAAAAGAGGAATACAAAGACTATTTGTTCCTGCCTTTTTCTGATTTGACTTCCGGAAAAGAAAGTTATATCGGAGGGAAATATATCGATTTGAAAACGCCAACAACTGACACAATTGCTATTGATTTTAATACCTCGTACAATCCGCTATGTGCTTATAATCACAAATATTCCTGTCCTAAAGTGCCATTAGAAAACGATTTGAAAATCGAAATTAAAGCAGGAGTTAAGAAATTTCACGACTAA
- a CDS encoding MDR family MFS transporter — protein sequence MLRTGLRSYINNFKGFRREVWILALITFINRAGTMVLPFLSKYLKENLHFTYGEVGWIMVAFGLGSMLGSWLGGKLTDKIGFYKIMIFSLFTSGILFFILQYITSFWGLCAGMFAIMTIADMFRPAMFVSLSVYAKPENRVRALTLVRLAVNLGFAAGPTLGGLIILGMGYQGLFWVDGSSCIIAILIFALTVKEKKRIPLAIGEKPAIIKPKSVYRDGPFWLLLFIIFIIAMVFFQIFTTLPLYHNEKFGLTEFQTGMLLSLNGLLVFLLEMPIVSRIEREKINKIKMISYGAWCLALGYYILLLDSWAVILVISIVLLTLAEIFAFPFSNAVALNRAPKGQEGQYMGLYTMSFSLAHIACSKTGLDIIAHFGYQTNWVVMGTLGMLAAICCIWLNRMLIAEKRIAA from the coding sequence ATGCTTAGAACTGGACTTCGTAGTTACATCAATAATTTTAAAGGCTTTAGACGTGAAGTATGGATTCTGGCGCTCATTACTTTTATCAATCGAGCGGGAACGATGGTTTTGCCTTTTTTATCCAAATATTTAAAGGAAAATCTACATTTTACATACGGTGAAGTGGGATGGATTATGGTGGCTTTTGGTTTAGGTTCTATGCTGGGTTCGTGGCTTGGGGGCAAATTGACGGATAAAATTGGGTTTTATAAGATTATGATTTTCAGTCTTTTTACCAGTGGAATCCTGTTTTTTATTCTGCAATACATCACAAGTTTTTGGGGATTGTGCGCGGGAATGTTTGCCATTATGACCATTGCCGATATGTTTCGTCCCGCAATGTTTGTTTCACTTAGCGTATATGCAAAACCTGAAAATAGGGTTCGCGCCTTGACTTTGGTTCGTCTGGCTGTCAATCTTGGTTTTGCTGCCGGCCCCACTTTAGGCGGTTTGATTATTTTAGGAATGGGCTATCAAGGTTTGTTTTGGGTCGATGGTAGTTCGTGTATAATTGCCATTCTGATTTTTGCTTTGACGGTCAAAGAGAAAAAAAGAATTCCGCTTGCCATTGGGGAAAAACCCGCGATTATCAAACCAAAATCGGTTTATCGCGATGGACCATTTTGGTTATTATTGTTTATCATTTTTATCATTGCCATGGTGTTTTTTCAAATTTTCACCACGCTCCCATTGTATCATAACGAAAAATTTGGCTTGACCGAGTTCCAAACCGGAATGCTTCTTTCTCTGAATGGATTACTGGTTTTTCTGCTAGAAATGCCTATTGTGAGCCGAATCGAAAGAGAAAAAATCAATAAAATTAAAATGATTTCCTATGGTGCTTGGTGTTTAGCTTTAGGATATTATATTTTGTTATTAGACTCTTGGGCCGTTATCTTGGTCATTAGTATTGTATTACTCACCCTGGCAGAAATATTTGCCTTTCCGTTTTCGAATGCCGTTGCCTTAAACCGTGCTCCAAAAGGACAGGAAGGCCAATATATGGGGTTGTACACAATGAGTTTTAGCCTGGCGCACATCGCTTGTTCCAAAACCGGATTGGATATCATCGCTCATTTTGGATATCAAACCAATTGGGTTGTGATGGGAACTTTGGGAATGTTGGCCGCCATTTGCTGTATTTGGCTGAATCGAATGCTGATAGCAGAGAAAAGAATAGCAGCATAA
- a CDS encoding BlaI/MecI/CopY family transcriptional regulator, with product MQKLTNKEEEIMQILWKLEKAFVKEVLAEITEEQPHYNTLSTIIRNLEEKGFVSHNAFGNTHQYFPIVKMEDYRKRFMNTAIDTYFNSSYKNMVSFFAKEEKISAEELREILAMIEKKQ from the coding sequence ATGCAAAAACTGACCAATAAAGAAGAGGAAATCATGCAAATTTTATGGAAGCTCGAAAAAGCTTTTGTAAAAGAAGTACTGGCAGAAATCACTGAAGAGCAACCTCATTACAATACCCTTTCGACCATTATCAGAAACCTGGAAGAAAAAGGTTTTGTGTCACACAATGCCTTTGGAAACACGCACCAATACTTCCCTATCGTGAAAATGGAAGATTACAGAAAGCGATTTATGAACACGGCAATCGATACTTATTTTAATAGTTCCTATAAAAATATGGTATCGTTTTTTGCCAAAGAAGAAAAGATTTCAGCGGAAGAATTACGCGAGATTTTAGCGATGATAGAAAAAAAGCAATAG
- a CDS encoding M56 family metallopeptidase, producing the protein METLFIYLVKSSGLIGMFYVSYYILLRKETFFNSNRWFLLAGLISSVVLPAVVFTKIVWVDPSPNTFDWSKIPVTNSIEEETFEINWYLISAVVYSIGILGFLLKFAFDFRSLSKVLKGKTIQRQADFKFIDVSENIAPFSYFNSIVYNSSLYSDTELENILEHEKVHSAQNHTIDVLISSFFCVIFWFNPLVWLYKKAIVQNLEFIADSEASKSISDKKAYQLTLLKITTQENCVVLTNHFYQSLIKKRIVMLNKNQSNKRNYWKYLFIIPLLGAFVFLFQIKVIAQKKESSKQEITNKEIPFYIVIDKNRSEKEIKESSSVAKSNYNVVLKFSKIKRNSNGEITAIKVTYTGKEGLSGATEIKGTKPIKSFAFFVDGDKMGFLELDNSKINGKVIVSKYPITDLTVNTATAVQSVKITDKDIYIDGVKATNAAFSELDPNAIDKVEVNTFENNVKITTKKINILADNFETKTISKEKPLIILNGIRTLSTLEDLNKLDPNLIQSMNVLKGQKAIDKYGKSGENGVLEIITKENTDGLEMSPSKAKKESELDKGEIENTGNETVFSKERWLEMYKTLLKARFSVERMKVKNEQAKVELEKAKQSLKSKLFS; encoded by the coding sequence ATGGAAACGCTATTCATTTACCTCGTCAAATCCAGTGGATTAATAGGAATGTTTTATGTTTCCTATTATATTTTGTTGCGAAAGGAAACTTTTTTCAACAGCAATCGTTGGTTTTTATTGGCAGGATTAATCAGCTCGGTAGTATTGCCTGCGGTTGTTTTTACAAAAATAGTTTGGGTTGACCCAAGTCCGAACACTTTCGACTGGTCGAAAATTCCAGTTACCAATTCAATAGAAGAGGAAACTTTCGAAATCAATTGGTATTTAATTTCTGCAGTTGTTTATTCGATTGGGATTCTGGGTTTCTTATTGAAATTTGCCTTTGATTTTCGCAGTTTATCCAAAGTTTTAAAAGGCAAAACCATTCAGCGGCAAGCCGATTTTAAGTTTATTGACGTTAGCGAAAACATCGCTCCTTTTTCCTATTTCAATTCTATCGTGTATAACTCATCACTATACAGCGACACGGAATTGGAAAACATTTTGGAACACGAAAAAGTTCACAGTGCACAAAATCACACGATTGACGTTTTGATTTCTAGTTTTTTTTGTGTAATATTTTGGTTCAACCCGCTAGTGTGGTTGTATAAAAAAGCTATCGTTCAAAACCTGGAATTCATCGCCGACAGCGAAGCTTCCAAAAGCATATCCGACAAAAAAGCCTATCAACTGACGCTTCTAAAAATTACGACACAGGAAAATTGTGTTGTCCTTACCAATCATTTTTATCAATCATTAATCAAAAAACGAATCGTTATGTTAAACAAAAATCAATCAAACAAAAGGAATTATTGGAAGTATTTATTTATCATTCCATTACTAGGTGCATTTGTATTCTTATTTCAGATTAAAGTCATTGCGCAAAAAAAAGAGTCATCAAAACAAGAAATTACCAATAAAGAAATACCCTTTTATATTGTTATTGATAAAAATAGGTCCGAAAAAGAAATCAAAGAATCTTCATCGGTCGCAAAATCAAATTACAATGTGGTTTTGAAATTTTCGAAAATAAAGAGAAATTCGAATGGAGAAATCACAGCAATTAAAGTTACCTATACAGGCAAAGAAGGGCTTTCTGGAGCTACTGAAATAAAAGGGACGAAACCAATTAAAAGTTTTGCATTTTTCGTAGACGGTGATAAAATGGGTTTTTTAGAATTGGATAATTCTAAAATCAACGGAAAAGTGATCGTTTCAAAGTATCCTATAACTGATTTAACTGTTAATACTGCAACTGCTGTACAATCAGTTAAGATAACAGACAAAGACATTTACATTGACGGTGTAAAAGCGACCAATGCCGCATTTTCAGAATTAGATCCAAATGCTATTGACAAAGTAGAAGTCAATACCTTTGAAAATAATGTTAAGATAACTACGAAGAAAATCAATATATTGGCGGATAATTTTGAAACCAAAACAATATCAAAAGAAAAACCACTCATTATTCTTAACGGCATAAGAACCCTATCAACTTTAGAAGATTTGAACAAATTAGATCCAAATTTAATACAAAGTATGAATGTATTAAAAGGACAAAAAGCGATAGACAAGTATGGTAAAAGTGGCGAAAACGGAGTTCTTGAAATTATCACCAAAGAAAATACTGATGGTTTAGAAATGTCTCCATCCAAAGCTAAAAAAGAATCAGAACTAGACAAAGGTGAAATAGAAAACACAGGAAACGAAACTGTTTTTTCAAAAGAGCGATGGCTCGAAATGTATAAAACACTATTGAAAGCAAGATTTAGTGTAGAAAGAATGAAAGTCAAAAATGAACAAGCAAAAGTGGAACTTGAAAAAGCAAAACAATCACTGAAATCTAAATTATTCTCATAA
- a CDS encoding SsrA-binding protein translates to MFKILAKINKLILPSFTKNGLDITKAKKWQMAIIGYRYYVTTRALD, encoded by the coding sequence ATGTTCAAAATTCTAGCCAAAATCAATAAGCTTATTCTTCCTAGTTTTACTAAAAATGGCTTGGATATTACCAAAGCCAAGAAATGGCAAATGGCCATCATTGGTTATCGCTATTACGTAACTACAAGAGCATTAGATTGA
- a CDS encoding pentapeptide repeat-containing protein codes for MTQYFLDVEYNNHSFGEKEVNLMEFESCVFNHCDFSQCNFIGVVFIDCTFNDCIFSGAKINHVALRTVFFNRCKIVDVNFAMCDKLIFEIHFKDCILDFSKFYTLKIKGTNFVNCSMIAVDFMSTDLTEVLFDNCDLYRSEFSKANLSKAQLKTSYNYTIDPTKTKIKKAVFSLAEVKGLLYKHDIIVT; via the coding sequence ATGACCCAATATTTCCTTGACGTCGAATACAACAACCACTCTTTTGGCGAAAAAGAGGTCAATTTAATGGAATTTGAATCTTGTGTTTTTAATCATTGTGATTTCTCGCAATGCAATTTTATAGGAGTCGTTTTTATAGATTGCACCTTTAACGATTGTATTTTTAGCGGAGCCAAAATCAATCACGTTGCCCTAAGAACCGTGTTTTTTAATCGTTGCAAAATCGTAGATGTCAATTTTGCGATGTGCGATAAACTCATCTTCGAAATTCATTTCAAGGATTGTATTCTGGATTTCTCCAAATTTTATACCTTAAAAATAAAAGGAACTAATTTTGTCAATTGCAGTATGATAGCCGTCGATTTTATGAGCACCGATTTGACTGAAGTCCTTTTCGACAACTGTGATTTATATCGTTCTGAATTTAGCAAAGCCAATCTCAGTAAAGCTCAACTCAAAACGAGCTACAACTACACCATTGACCCAACGAAAACCAAGATTAAGAAGGCAGTGTTTTCTCTAGCGGAAGTCAAAGGCTTGCTTTACAAACACGATATTATTGTGACTTAA
- a CDS encoding elongation factor G, whose product MANFDIKHIKNVVLVGHTGSGKTTLIESMLFEAGLINRRGSILEKNTVADYSDIEHEKGKSFFSKLVNTKWRGYKINLLDTPGYDDFAGEIIGAMRVADCGLMLLNASMGVEVGTDIIWEYANEYKLPILLAVNQLDNEKSDFDKTIQEAKDHFGQSVVIVQYPLNQGPEFDAIVDVLNMVLYKYPKNGGKPEKLPIPQTETEKANRLHQELIETIAGNDETLMELYFEKGELNEDEMKLGLHHSLIKHEIFPVFCVSAKKNMGSGRIMGFIDNVCPSAYEMPKQKTIDGKEIECSENGPTAIFIYKNLSEPHIGDLSFFKVLSGKIKVGDELTNENTGQVERINQIYEVEGSKRTAVNELTAGDIGATLKLKDTHINNTLHEKGKHIEITPIIFPNSTYSIAVEGTKKGEEEKLSMALHQLVEEDPTIRIEVSPELNQTIIHCHGELHLAIIKWKLEKQFKLSVEFRSPKIPYRETIQKSAEITYRHKKQSGGSGQFAEVAMKIEPWYEGMEEPKGYNIRGKEEINLAWGGKLIYYNCIVGGAIDTRFHPSIMKGIMEKMTKGPLTGSYVRDVRVILYDGKMHPVDSNDLAFKTAGMMAFKENFVKADPQLLEPFYHIKIQAPEELTGAIMSNIQTHRANVESMDAEGQFTLITAFLPFAEMQEFGSDLRSLTQGRARFTAKFDHYESVSFDMQKKLVSEFKKEEELV is encoded by the coding sequence ATGGCAAATTTTGATATCAAACACATTAAAAATGTGGTTTTAGTTGGGCACACCGGAAGCGGTAAGACGACTCTGATTGAGTCGATGTTATTTGAAGCGGGATTAATCAACCGAAGAGGTTCGATCCTAGAGAAAAATACAGTCGCCGATTATTCGGATATCGAGCACGAAAAAGGCAAATCTTTTTTTTCTAAATTAGTCAATACCAAATGGAGAGGGTACAAAATAAATCTACTGGACACGCCCGGCTATGATGATTTTGCTGGAGAAATTATTGGAGCGATGCGCGTTGCCGATTGTGGTTTGATGCTTTTGAATGCCTCAATGGGTGTCGAAGTCGGCACCGATATTATTTGGGAATATGCCAATGAGTATAAATTACCCATTTTATTGGCCGTAAACCAATTGGACAACGAAAAATCAGACTTCGATAAAACGATTCAAGAAGCCAAAGATCATTTTGGACAAAGTGTGGTTATCGTCCAATATCCATTGAACCAAGGCCCTGAATTTGATGCTATTGTCGATGTTTTGAATATGGTGCTTTACAAATATCCAAAAAATGGTGGAAAACCAGAGAAACTGCCAATTCCCCAAACTGAAACTGAGAAAGCCAATCGTTTGCATCAAGAATTAATCGAAACTATTGCCGGAAATGACGAAACCTTGATGGAACTCTATTTTGAAAAAGGCGAGTTGAATGAAGATGAAATGAAATTAGGCTTACATCATTCCTTGATAAAACACGAAATTTTCCCTGTATTTTGCGTTTCAGCCAAGAAAAATATGGGAAGCGGACGAATTATGGGATTCATTGACAATGTTTGTCCTTCGGCTTATGAAATGCCCAAACAAAAAACCATTGACGGAAAGGAAATCGAATGCAGCGAAAACGGCCCAACTGCCATTTTTATCTACAAAAACCTTTCTGAGCCACACATTGGAGATTTAAGTTTCTTTAAGGTGCTTTCGGGAAAAATAAAAGTAGGAGACGAATTGACCAACGAAAATACGGGTCAAGTCGAACGCATTAATCAAATATACGAAGTGGAAGGCAGCAAACGAACTGCAGTAAATGAATTGACCGCTGGAGATATTGGTGCAACGCTAAAACTGAAAGACACCCACATCAATAACACGCTGCACGAAAAAGGAAAACATATCGAAATTACTCCAATTATATTCCCAAATTCGACTTATTCCATCGCTGTGGAAGGCACCAAAAAAGGGGAAGAAGAAAAATTATCGATGGCTTTGCACCAATTGGTCGAAGAAGATCCCACCATTCGAATTGAAGTTTCACCCGAATTAAATCAAACCATTATTCATTGCCACGGCGAATTGCATTTGGCTATCATCAAATGGAAATTAGAAAAGCAATTCAAATTATCGGTTGAATTTAGAAGTCCAAAAATTCCGTATCGTGAAACCATTCAAAAAAGTGCAGAAATCACCTATCGACACAAAAAACAATCGGGTGGATCAGGACAATTTGCCGAAGTGGCGATGAAAATCGAACCTTGGTACGAAGGAATGGAGGAACCCAAAGGCTACAATATTAGAGGAAAAGAAGAAATCAATTTGGCTTGGGGTGGCAAATTAATCTATTACAATTGCATCGTTGGAGGTGCTATAGACACTCGTTTCCATCCTTCAATTATGAAAGGAATTATGGAAAAAATGACCAAAGGTCCGTTAACAGGTTCTTATGTAAGAGACGTTCGAGTAATTTTATATGACGGAAAAATGCACCCGGTTGACAGCAACGATTTGGCGTTTAAAACCGCTGGAATGATGGCATTTAAAGAAAACTTTGTGAAAGCCGATCCGCAATTATTAGAACCATTTTATCATATTAAAATTCAAGCTCCCGAGGAACTTACGGGTGCGATTATGAGTAATATTCAAACGCATCGAGCCAATGTAGAAAGTATGGATGCCGAGGGACAATTTACGCTGATAACAGCTTTTCTCCCATTTGCAGAAATGCAGGAATTTGGCAGTGATTTACGTTCCTTAACACAAGGAAGAGCTAGATTTACTGCGAAGTTTGATCACTACGAATCGGTTTCTTTTGATATGCAGAAAAAATTAGTTTCCGAGTTTAAAAAAGAAGAAGAACTGGTTTAA